A genomic region of Runella rosea contains the following coding sequences:
- a CDS encoding FecR family protein codes for MIDYSKFKVEDFVTDESFCLWVKGTSPEHTAFWEFWTEAHPEKSETIRQARLLLLGLKNQPTAINEDEISLEVEKIVRLVEKPSPFKARFGLPFWSRIAAVVVLAAGLGWWLWSRNPISISKQKRPEIAAQTTENTRVEVSNNTHSDYTATLPDGSTVQLKKGSKVSFSEKFSGDKREVFLTGEGFFQVVRNPNKPFFVYANDLVTRVLGTSFTVKTYSQEQKVVVAVKTGKVMVFSLSELKKSEKIANYHLQSLYLLPNQQATFERQNEKFNKALVEQPAIVTMPVETPNFTFENTPIAEVFAKLKKAYGVNIMYDADLMKNCSVTAPLGNESLFVKLDIICKTIGARYEIVETEIVISSRGCP; via the coding sequence ATGATAGATTATAGCAAATTTAAAGTTGAAGACTTCGTAACGGATGAATCTTTTTGCCTTTGGGTAAAGGGAACCTCGCCCGAGCATACTGCTTTTTGGGAATTTTGGACGGAGGCACATCCCGAAAAATCGGAAACGATTAGGCAAGCCCGTCTCTTGCTGCTGGGCCTGAAAAATCAGCCCACCGCCATCAACGAAGATGAGATTTCGTTGGAAGTAGAGAAAATCGTGCGGTTGGTAGAAAAACCTTCACCTTTTAAAGCTCGTTTTGGGTTGCCTTTTTGGTCGCGTATAGCGGCGGTAGTGGTCTTGGCAGCGGGATTGGGCTGGTGGTTGTGGTCGCGAAACCCTATCTCAATTTCTAAACAGAAACGCCCAGAAATAGCCGCGCAAACCACTGAAAATACGCGGGTGGAGGTTTCAAATAATACCCATTCCGACTATACCGCAACGTTGCCAGACGGGAGCACCGTTCAACTAAAAAAAGGTAGTAAAGTGAGTTTCTCGGAGAAATTTTCGGGTGATAAGCGAGAGGTTTTCTTGACGGGAGAAGGTTTTTTTCAGGTAGTTCGTAATCCAAATAAACCCTTTTTTGTGTATGCTAATGATTTGGTAACAAGGGTTTTAGGGACGAGCTTTACGGTAAAGACCTATTCTCAGGAACAAAAAGTAGTGGTGGCCGTGAAGACGGGAAAAGTAATGGTTTTCTCATTATCTGAACTAAAGAAATCTGAAAAAATCGCCAATTATCACCTGCAAAGTTTATACCTCTTGCCCAATCAACAGGCTACATTTGAACGACAAAACGAGAAATTTAATAAGGCATTAGTGGAGCAGCCAGCCATTGTGACAATGCCCGTAGAGACACCGAATTTCACCTTTGAAAATACACCCATTGCAGAAGTATTTGCCAAATTGAAAAAAGCCTACGGTGTAAATATCATGTATGACGCCGACCTGATGAAAAACTGTTCGGTTACGGCACCATTGGGCAATGAATCCCTTTTTGTGAAGCTTGATATTATCTGTAAAACGATTGGGGCGCGCTACGAGATTGTCGAAACTGAAATCGTGATTTCGAGCCGAGGGTGTCCTTAA
- a CDS encoding RNA polymerase sigma factor, with translation MIASQIQQEEALLWERMKAGDTAAFGEISLRYYRLLFDYGRKFTKDRELIKDVIQDVLLLIWQKKGQIDSNENVKLYLLKIVRNRLYKELQKQQLRASEDYFEHLEVADSEEALIISTESTQSIIAKLNLHLKALPKRQQEVLFLKFYQDLTNDEIAEVMHINRQSVANLLHNGLRVLKARFFLTTLGFLLIAWSGQ, from the coding sequence ATGATTGCCAGCCAAATTCAACAGGAAGAAGCCCTGTTATGGGAGCGAATGAAAGCTGGCGATACGGCGGCTTTTGGGGAGATTTCCTTGCGGTATTATCGGCTGTTGTTTGATTATGGACGAAAATTCACCAAAGACCGGGAGCTTATTAAGGATGTTATTCAGGATGTTTTGTTGTTGATTTGGCAAAAAAAGGGGCAAATTGACTCCAACGAAAACGTAAAGCTATACCTCCTCAAGATTGTTCGAAATCGGCTGTACAAAGAACTTCAAAAACAGCAATTACGAGCATCCGAAGATTATTTCGAACATTTGGAAGTGGCTGATTCGGAAGAAGCACTGATTATTTCAACCGAATCCACCCAAAGTATCATTGCTAAGTTAAACCTTCACCTTAAAGCGCTTCCCAAACGGCAGCAGGAAGTCCTCTTTCTTAAATTTTACCAAGACCTTACCAATGACGAGATTGCGGAGGTGATGCACATCAACCGTCAATCCGTTGCCAATTTACTGCACAATGGCCTGCGTGTGCTCAAAGCCCGTTTTTTTCTGACCACTCTTGGTTTTCTGCTGATCGCCTGGAGTGGACAATAA